A genomic segment from Brevinematia bacterium encodes:
- a CDS encoding DUF3467 domain-containing protein — protein MEKKELQLEVPENLEVTHYSNLIIVSFNEDEFILDFARIMPGNRNPRVVSRIVLNPRNAKRLAGLLSNNIVEYEKKFGVIILPEFGKDAH, from the coding sequence ATGGAGAAGAAGGAGCTACAACTGGAAGTCCCAGAGAATTTAGAAGTTACTCATTATTCAAATTTGATAATAGTTTCGTTCAATGAGGATGAGTTTATTCTTGACTTTGCTAGGATTATGCCTGGTAACAGAAACCCTAGAGTAGTGTCTAGGATAGTCCTTAATCCGAGGAATGCAAAGAGGCTTGCTGGTCTGTTGTCTAACAATATAGTTGAATATGAGAAGAAATTTGGTGTTATAATTCTTCCGGAGTTTGGTAAAGATGCTCATTGA